Proteins co-encoded in one Colletes latitarsis isolate SP2378_abdomen chromosome 13, iyColLati1, whole genome shotgun sequence genomic window:
- the Cyst gene encoding rho guanine nucleotide exchange factor 18 cysts isoform X1 has protein sequence MEKRQEILAPFSSDECPNSGEDSEEDVITDYLGSSHSDCDRIPLINGDLGSLSLHGNIIAESSYTKDNTEKTTITMSEGTDDQQQHPLLTLGSNIQTQPNPLVPIISVTPHSPSLAKNYPVLEDNLQHLHEIHDCIQRMRDLTLNNWGYNHHASHNDVPQRLTSSCPSLCPLISSEIAPRSSNNDTGSDPDLLANCSTNSSPTHFPSVGPRSQNAQGIDRRRSWTDLEDTRCGRRRYSGQNHLQAQNMRQRSISLSSLDSEMEIELHGKPCTRPVGVGSRACRSQASTHSLNEADLEQSEYQKIVTKRFKGSQRLAENSGLMPGVAGSRLPLQKSISTPSIVTPQVNAHLAESVTRTTPSLTVRNEKGSGSETETEDLHPTNSHEFHEDREGTPNAQISLDEFLTDGTVYGDHHSEKTTRKRGASIFFRKKKDKSGKKTSLQQHLWATIMVGSQGSLLCDVCMKQSTNKPLLHCDNCGVSVHQSQGCKDQLVLECIKSKHHSSKAATKPASNVSTISNSSNVKRGSTASLPLASSSGSGREINSKKTVTSYSPWRRVATKLGVNQTINEERDGDGQHRDMSSGWEEFDFGDDAHQFTVADLEGLDPELGLAKEEPDSWSAVIGHSVALRLVDNCERKVKRQEHIYEFVLTEKHHCLVLLAMERIFAEGIRRHVRLSQRDVERMFPRLRDLIDIHLRFLQKLRKRQNSNHVVPTIADILVDQFSSENAQRMKSAYGEFCSRHRDAVEAYKYHLRHEPRFASFVRQCQSHPLLKKKGIPECILFVTQRLTKYPLLVEPLIKTGIVQEEGEDLRKALVLVKDILADVDACVAVKEREARKLEIYNKIDAKSVATYRGEKFRKSYIMESNRILKFEGTAYLMQGRGKMTAIVVVVLSDILFFLAERDQKYAFFVPDNKAGIVSLQKLLVREKAGQESRGIYLISSNPAEPEMFELKIQKPKDKQLWIQAIRSAVEACPQEPENETDTLTENNSSNELRDTRSSSISLLSAEERQRLVKTKESHILKIVAELRKKDTEQALLLEEKINLQMQLLHAANIWSGNECSDTERIEKIEKEIPDYTRLVHSEGTDTAQLWQEVVVTVQEATKLASSLSFGAGGATLSRSLSSAGERYSEAYVPPALCVPRRAETFAGFDHNKEKYPLRDSAAIHSVISLPKVGEFMKESPDEKAGQDPETNKDQQWAAIRLSHHVYTLFCIISNQMTTIDSLQAQLAACKEGSMGKSNNRPNPNRQLEELRNLQDQLSREKAAFRAASQQEQKQLEEERADLARQREQLAAEQRDVTQQRDQLYRRLEALERQGMTLVTGSAPGSATIHLSHMTQGTDTVQSRKSQPDAKRIPLNLISATNQQKVQSNLPVKQQLPLKLASGSNNNTRSGGTSNNSPDRHSRTGSSPAIVTGSAYSSPELGNSHASTSQIHSSNRSLRITRSPPEYSHQQHQRTEQQQPLEEEVIFF, from the exons atgGAGAAACGGCAGGAAATACTGGCTCCGTTTTCGTCTG atGAGTGTCCAAACAGTGGGGAGGATAGTGAAGAAGATGTAATAACTGATTATTTGGGATCATCGCATTCTGACTGCGATCGTATACCTCTTATTAATGGAGATCTTGGTAGTCTAAGTCTACATGGAAATATAATTGCTGAGTCCAGCTACACCAAAGACAATACAGAGAAAACGACTATCACTATGTCTGAAGGGACTGATGACCAGCAGCAGCACCCATTGCTTACACTCGGCTCTAACATTCAAACTCAGCCTAATCCATTGGTGCCAATTATTAGTGTCACACCTCATTCGCCTAGTCTTGCTAAGAACTATCCTGTTCTGG AGGACAACTTacaacatttgcatgaaatccATGATTGCATTCAACGTATGAGAGATTTGACGCTGAACAACTGGGGATATAATCATCATGCATCCCACAATGATGTACCACAACGTTTAACTTCATCGTGTCCTTCTCTGTGTCCTTTAATTTCATCTGAGATTGCACCACGCTCGAGTAATAACGATACAGGATCTGATCCAGATCTCCTTGCTAACTGCTCTACCAATAGTTCCCCTACACATTTTCCATCAGTAGGTCCTCGTTCACAGAATGCACAGGGTATAGACAGGAGACGCAGTTGGACTGATTTGGAAGATACTCGATGTGGTCGCCGCAGATATTCTGGGCAAAATCATCTGCAAGCACAAAATATG CGACAGCGCAGTATTAGTTTAAGTAGCCTAGACAGTGAAATGGAAATAGAATTACATGGAAAACCATGTACCAGACCTGTAGGAGTTGGTAGTCGCGCATGCAGATCGCAAGCAAGCACTCACTCGCTCAATGAAGCAGATCTAGAACAg AGTGAATATCAGAAGATAGTCACAAAACGATTCAAAGGTAGTCAAAGATTAGCGGAAAATAGTGGTTTAATGCCTGGTGTCGCAGGTTCTCGTTTACCTCTCCAGAAATCTATTTCTACGCCTTCGATTGTTACGCCGCAAGTTAATGCTCATCTAGCAGAGTCTGTAACTAGGACAACACCATCGCTTACAGT CCGAAATGAAAAGGGTAGTGGAAGCGAGACTGAAACCGAGGACCTTCATCCAACAAACAGCCATGAATTCCACGAAGATAGGGAAGGCACTCCAAATGCTCAAATATCCCTTGATGAATTCCTGACTGA TGGAACAGTGTACGGTGATCATCATTCAGAAAAAACTACAAGAAAACGGGGGGCTTCCATTTTCTTTCGTAAAAAAAAG GATAAAAGTGGTAAAAAAACTAGTCTACAGCAACATTTATGGGCGACAATAATGGTAGGATCTCAGGGAAGTTTATTATGTGATGTTTGTATGAAACAATCAACAAATAAGCCACTTCTACATTGTGACA ATTGTGGAGTATCTGTACATCAAAGTCAAGGGTGTAAGGATCAACTAGTGCTAGAATGTATTAAGTCAAAACATCATTCTAGCAAAGCTGCCACCAAACCTGCATCGAACGTATCTACCATTTCGAATAGCTCTAATGTTAAAAGAGGTTCTACCGCGTCATTGCCTCTAGCAAGTTCATCTGGCAGCGGAAG GGAAATTAACAGCAAGAAAACCGTGACAAGCTACAGCCCTTGGCGGCGAGTTGCTACTAAGCTCGGAGTCAA CCAAACAATAAATGAAGAAAGAGATGGGGACGGACAACATCGTGATATGTCCAG tggttggGAGGAATTCGATTTTGGAGATGATGCTCATCAGTTTACTGTTGCCGATCTTGAAGGTTTAGATCCTGAATTGGGCCTAGCTAAAGAAGAACCTGATTCTTGGAGTGCTGTCATTGGACATAGCGTTGCACTACGACTTGTTGATAATTGCGAGCGGAAAGTAAAAAGACAAGAACATATTTATGAATTTGTTCTTACGGAAAAGCATCATTGTTTAGTACTTCTAGCTATGGAAAGAATTTTTGCGGAAGGTATTCGACGTCACGTTCGTTTGAGCCAACGGGATGTAGAACGCATGTTTCCTCGATTACGCGATCTCATCGATATTCATTTAcgatttttgcaaaaattacgCAAACGACAAAACTCAAACCACGTTGTTCCTACAATTGCTgatatactcgttgatcagttcTCTAGTGAAAATGCGCAACGTATGAAGAGTGCCTATGGAGAATTCTGTAGTCGTCACAGGGACGCTGTTGAAGCTTACAAATACCATTTGCGTCATGAGCCTAGATTTGCATCGTTTGTGCGTCAGTGCCag TCGCATCCTTTGCTAAAGAAGAAAGGAATTCCTGAGTGCATCCTGTTTGTTACCCAGCGTTTAACAAAGTATCCATTGTTGGTCGAACCACTTATAAAAACGGGTATTGTACAAGAGGAAGGTGAAGATTTACGTAAAGCTTTAGTTCTTGTAAAAGACATTTTAGCAGATGTGGACGCTTGTGTAGCTGTCAAAGAGAGAGAGGCTAGAAAACTAGAGATCTATAACAA gatTGATGCAAAATCTGTTGCAACATATCGTGGTGAAAAATTCAGAAAGTCATATATTATGGAGTCTAATagaattttgaaatttgaagGTACTGCATACTTAATGCAAGGTCGTGGAAAAATGACTGCCATTGTAGTAGTTGTTCTTTCTGACATATTATTTTTCTTGGCCGAAAGGGATCAGAAGTATGCATTTTTTGTACCTGACAATAAGGCTGGTATAGTATCACTTCAAAAGTTACTAGTACGTGAAAAAGCGGGTCAAGAATCTAGAGGAATCTATTTAATAAGTAGCAATCCAGCTGAACCTGAAATGTTTGAGTTGAAAATTCAGAAACCCAAAGATAAACAATTGTGGATTCAAGCAATTAGATCAGCTGTGGAAGCTTGCCCACAAGAACCTGAAAATGAAACTGACACACTAACTGAAAATAATAGTAGCAATGAATTGAGAGATACACGTTCGTCTTCTATATCGTTGCTTTCTGCCGAGGAAAGACAACGTCTAGTTAAAACTAAAGAATCACATATCCTAAAAATAGTTG CCGAACTACGAAAGAAGGATACTGAACAAGCACTCTTGCTTGAAGAAAAAATCAATCTACAAATGCAACTTTTACATGCAGCAAACATTTGGAGTGGAAATGAATGTAGTGACACTGAAAGAATAGAAAAAATTGAGAAAGAAATTCCAGATTATACTAGACTGGTTCACAGTGAAGGAACTGATACCGCGCAGTTATGGCAGGag GTGGTTGTAACTGTTCAGGAAGCAACAAAACTTGCTAGTTCGTTGTCTTTTGGTGCAGGTGGTGCTACTCTGTCAAGAAGTTTAAGTTCTGCAGGTGAACGGTATAGCGAGGCCTATGTGCCACCTGCTCTTTGCGTTCCACGAAGAGCTGAAACATTTGCGGGTTTTGATCATAACAAA GAAAAATATCCGTTACGAGATTCTGCTGCGATTCATTCCGTAATTTCTCTGCCAAAAGTCGGTGAATTTATGAAAGAGAGTCCAGATGAAAAAGCAGGTCAAGATCCAGAGACGAATAAAGATCAACAGTGGGCAGCGATTCGTTTGTCTCATCACGTTTATACGCTGTTCTGTATAATTAGTAATCAAATGACGACAATCGATAGCTTACAGGCTCAATTAGCTGCATGTAAAGAAGGAAGTATGGGTAAATCGAATAATAGACCTAATCCGAATCGCCAATTAGAAGAGTTACGTAATTTACAAGATCAATTAAGCCGAGAGAAAGCAGCGTTTCGAGCAGCGTCTCAGCAAGAGCAAAAGCAACTTGAAGAAGAGCGAGCCGATTTGGCAAGGCAACGAGAACAATTGGCAGCTGAACAGCGAGACGTAACACAGCAACGAGATCAATTATATCGACGACTTGAGGCATTAGAGCGACAAGGAATGACATTAGTTACAGGGTCCGCGCCTGGTTCTGCAACTATTCACTTATCTCATATGACTCAAGGAACTGATACAGTGCAGTCACGAAAATCACAACCGGATGCTAAGCGAATaccattaaatttaattagcgCTACTAATCAGCAGAAAGTGCAAAGTAATCTTCCAGTGAAACAGCAGTTGCCTTTAAAACTTGCTAGCGGAAGCAACAATAATACTAG GAGTGGAGGCACGAGTAATAATAGTCCAGACCGACACTCGCGGACTGGAAGTAGTCCAGCAATTGTGACTGGTTCTGCATACTCTTCACCGGAATTGGGCAACAGTCATGCTAGTACAAGTCAAATTCATTCCTCGAACCGTTCATTGCGAATTACACGATCTCCCCCGGAGTATTCCCATCAGCAACATCAACGAACTGAACAGCAACAACCTTTGGAAGAGGAGGTAATTTTTTTCTGA
- the Cyst gene encoding rho guanine nucleotide exchange factor 18 cysts isoform X5 yields MEKRQEILAPFSSDECPNSGEDSEEDVITDYLGSSHSDCDRIPLINGDLGSLSLHGNIIAESSYTKDNTEKTTITMSEGTDDQQQHPLLTLGSNIQTQPNPLVPIISVTPHSPSLAKNYPVLEDNLQHLHEIHDCIQRMRDLTLNNWGYNHHASHNDVPQRLTSSCPSLCPLISSEIAPRSSNNDTGSDPDLLANCSTNSSPTHFPSVGPRSQNAQGIDRRRSWTDLEDTRCGRRRYSGQNHLQAQNMRQRSISLSSLDSEMEIELHGKPCTRPVGVGSRACRSQASTHSLNEADLEQSEYQKIVTKRFKGSQRLAENSGLMPGVAGSRLPLQKSISTPSIVTPQVNAHLAESVTRTTPSLTVGTVYGDHHSEKTTRKRGASIFFRKKKDKSGKKTSLQQHLWATIMVGSQGSLLCDVCMKQSTNKPLLHCDNCGVSVHQSQGCKDQLVLECIKSKHHSSKAATKPASNVSTISNSSNVKRGSTASLPLASSSGSGREINSKKTVTSYSPWRRVATKLGVNQTINEERDGDGQHRDMSSGWEEFDFGDDAHQFTVADLEGLDPELGLAKEEPDSWSAVIGHSVALRLVDNCERKVKRQEHIYEFVLTEKHHCLVLLAMERIFAEGIRRHVRLSQRDVERMFPRLRDLIDIHLRFLQKLRKRQNSNHVVPTIADILVDQFSSENAQRMKSAYGEFCSRHRDAVEAYKYHLRHEPRFASFVRQCQSHPLLKKKGIPECILFVTQRLTKYPLLVEPLIKTGIVQEEGEDLRKALVLVKDILADVDACVAVKEREARKLEIYNKIDAKSVATYRGEKFRKSYIMESNRILKFEGTAYLMQGRGKMTAIVVVVLSDILFFLAERDQKYAFFVPDNKAGIVSLQKLLVREKAGQESRGIYLISSNPAEPEMFELKIQKPKDKQLWIQAIRSAVEACPQEPENETDTLTENNSSNELRDTRSSSISLLSAEERQRLVKTKESHILKIVAELRKKDTEQALLLEEKINLQMQLLHAANIWSGNECSDTERIEKIEKEIPDYTRLVHSEGTDTAQLWQEVVVTVQEATKLASSLSFGAGGATLSRSLSSAGERYSEAYVPPALCVPRRAETFAGFDHNKEKYPLRDSAAIHSVISLPKVGEFMKESPDEKAGQDPETNKDQQWAAIRLSHHVYTLFCIISNQMTTIDSLQAQLAACKEGSMGKSNNRPNPNRQLEELRNLQDQLSREKAAFRAASQQEQKQLEEERADLARQREQLAAEQRDVTQQRDQLYRRLEALERQGMTLVTGSAPGSATIHLSHMTQGTDTVQSRKSQPDAKRIPLNLISATNQQKVQSNLPVKQQLPLKLASGSNNNTRSGGTSNNSPDRHSRTGSSPAIVTGSAYSSPELGNSHASTSQIHSSNRSLRITRSPPEYSHQQHQRTEQQQPLEEEVIFF; encoded by the exons atgGAGAAACGGCAGGAAATACTGGCTCCGTTTTCGTCTG atGAGTGTCCAAACAGTGGGGAGGATAGTGAAGAAGATGTAATAACTGATTATTTGGGATCATCGCATTCTGACTGCGATCGTATACCTCTTATTAATGGAGATCTTGGTAGTCTAAGTCTACATGGAAATATAATTGCTGAGTCCAGCTACACCAAAGACAATACAGAGAAAACGACTATCACTATGTCTGAAGGGACTGATGACCAGCAGCAGCACCCATTGCTTACACTCGGCTCTAACATTCAAACTCAGCCTAATCCATTGGTGCCAATTATTAGTGTCACACCTCATTCGCCTAGTCTTGCTAAGAACTATCCTGTTCTGG AGGACAACTTacaacatttgcatgaaatccATGATTGCATTCAACGTATGAGAGATTTGACGCTGAACAACTGGGGATATAATCATCATGCATCCCACAATGATGTACCACAACGTTTAACTTCATCGTGTCCTTCTCTGTGTCCTTTAATTTCATCTGAGATTGCACCACGCTCGAGTAATAACGATACAGGATCTGATCCAGATCTCCTTGCTAACTGCTCTACCAATAGTTCCCCTACACATTTTCCATCAGTAGGTCCTCGTTCACAGAATGCACAGGGTATAGACAGGAGACGCAGTTGGACTGATTTGGAAGATACTCGATGTGGTCGCCGCAGATATTCTGGGCAAAATCATCTGCAAGCACAAAATATG CGACAGCGCAGTATTAGTTTAAGTAGCCTAGACAGTGAAATGGAAATAGAATTACATGGAAAACCATGTACCAGACCTGTAGGAGTTGGTAGTCGCGCATGCAGATCGCAAGCAAGCACTCACTCGCTCAATGAAGCAGATCTAGAACAg AGTGAATATCAGAAGATAGTCACAAAACGATTCAAAGGTAGTCAAAGATTAGCGGAAAATAGTGGTTTAATGCCTGGTGTCGCAGGTTCTCGTTTACCTCTCCAGAAATCTATTTCTACGCCTTCGATTGTTACGCCGCAAGTTAATGCTCATCTAGCAGAGTCTGTAACTAGGACAACACCATCGCTTACAGT TGGAACAGTGTACGGTGATCATCATTCAGAAAAAACTACAAGAAAACGGGGGGCTTCCATTTTCTTTCGTAAAAAAAAG GATAAAAGTGGTAAAAAAACTAGTCTACAGCAACATTTATGGGCGACAATAATGGTAGGATCTCAGGGAAGTTTATTATGTGATGTTTGTATGAAACAATCAACAAATAAGCCACTTCTACATTGTGACA ATTGTGGAGTATCTGTACATCAAAGTCAAGGGTGTAAGGATCAACTAGTGCTAGAATGTATTAAGTCAAAACATCATTCTAGCAAAGCTGCCACCAAACCTGCATCGAACGTATCTACCATTTCGAATAGCTCTAATGTTAAAAGAGGTTCTACCGCGTCATTGCCTCTAGCAAGTTCATCTGGCAGCGGAAG GGAAATTAACAGCAAGAAAACCGTGACAAGCTACAGCCCTTGGCGGCGAGTTGCTACTAAGCTCGGAGTCAA CCAAACAATAAATGAAGAAAGAGATGGGGACGGACAACATCGTGATATGTCCAG tggttggGAGGAATTCGATTTTGGAGATGATGCTCATCAGTTTACTGTTGCCGATCTTGAAGGTTTAGATCCTGAATTGGGCCTAGCTAAAGAAGAACCTGATTCTTGGAGTGCTGTCATTGGACATAGCGTTGCACTACGACTTGTTGATAATTGCGAGCGGAAAGTAAAAAGACAAGAACATATTTATGAATTTGTTCTTACGGAAAAGCATCATTGTTTAGTACTTCTAGCTATGGAAAGAATTTTTGCGGAAGGTATTCGACGTCACGTTCGTTTGAGCCAACGGGATGTAGAACGCATGTTTCCTCGATTACGCGATCTCATCGATATTCATTTAcgatttttgcaaaaattacgCAAACGACAAAACTCAAACCACGTTGTTCCTACAATTGCTgatatactcgttgatcagttcTCTAGTGAAAATGCGCAACGTATGAAGAGTGCCTATGGAGAATTCTGTAGTCGTCACAGGGACGCTGTTGAAGCTTACAAATACCATTTGCGTCATGAGCCTAGATTTGCATCGTTTGTGCGTCAGTGCCag TCGCATCCTTTGCTAAAGAAGAAAGGAATTCCTGAGTGCATCCTGTTTGTTACCCAGCGTTTAACAAAGTATCCATTGTTGGTCGAACCACTTATAAAAACGGGTATTGTACAAGAGGAAGGTGAAGATTTACGTAAAGCTTTAGTTCTTGTAAAAGACATTTTAGCAGATGTGGACGCTTGTGTAGCTGTCAAAGAGAGAGAGGCTAGAAAACTAGAGATCTATAACAA gatTGATGCAAAATCTGTTGCAACATATCGTGGTGAAAAATTCAGAAAGTCATATATTATGGAGTCTAATagaattttgaaatttgaagGTACTGCATACTTAATGCAAGGTCGTGGAAAAATGACTGCCATTGTAGTAGTTGTTCTTTCTGACATATTATTTTTCTTGGCCGAAAGGGATCAGAAGTATGCATTTTTTGTACCTGACAATAAGGCTGGTATAGTATCACTTCAAAAGTTACTAGTACGTGAAAAAGCGGGTCAAGAATCTAGAGGAATCTATTTAATAAGTAGCAATCCAGCTGAACCTGAAATGTTTGAGTTGAAAATTCAGAAACCCAAAGATAAACAATTGTGGATTCAAGCAATTAGATCAGCTGTGGAAGCTTGCCCACAAGAACCTGAAAATGAAACTGACACACTAACTGAAAATAATAGTAGCAATGAATTGAGAGATACACGTTCGTCTTCTATATCGTTGCTTTCTGCCGAGGAAAGACAACGTCTAGTTAAAACTAAAGAATCACATATCCTAAAAATAGTTG CCGAACTACGAAAGAAGGATACTGAACAAGCACTCTTGCTTGAAGAAAAAATCAATCTACAAATGCAACTTTTACATGCAGCAAACATTTGGAGTGGAAATGAATGTAGTGACACTGAAAGAATAGAAAAAATTGAGAAAGAAATTCCAGATTATACTAGACTGGTTCACAGTGAAGGAACTGATACCGCGCAGTTATGGCAGGag GTGGTTGTAACTGTTCAGGAAGCAACAAAACTTGCTAGTTCGTTGTCTTTTGGTGCAGGTGGTGCTACTCTGTCAAGAAGTTTAAGTTCTGCAGGTGAACGGTATAGCGAGGCCTATGTGCCACCTGCTCTTTGCGTTCCACGAAGAGCTGAAACATTTGCGGGTTTTGATCATAACAAA GAAAAATATCCGTTACGAGATTCTGCTGCGATTCATTCCGTAATTTCTCTGCCAAAAGTCGGTGAATTTATGAAAGAGAGTCCAGATGAAAAAGCAGGTCAAGATCCAGAGACGAATAAAGATCAACAGTGGGCAGCGATTCGTTTGTCTCATCACGTTTATACGCTGTTCTGTATAATTAGTAATCAAATGACGACAATCGATAGCTTACAGGCTCAATTAGCTGCATGTAAAGAAGGAAGTATGGGTAAATCGAATAATAGACCTAATCCGAATCGCCAATTAGAAGAGTTACGTAATTTACAAGATCAATTAAGCCGAGAGAAAGCAGCGTTTCGAGCAGCGTCTCAGCAAGAGCAAAAGCAACTTGAAGAAGAGCGAGCCGATTTGGCAAGGCAACGAGAACAATTGGCAGCTGAACAGCGAGACGTAACACAGCAACGAGATCAATTATATCGACGACTTGAGGCATTAGAGCGACAAGGAATGACATTAGTTACAGGGTCCGCGCCTGGTTCTGCAACTATTCACTTATCTCATATGACTCAAGGAACTGATACAGTGCAGTCACGAAAATCACAACCGGATGCTAAGCGAATaccattaaatttaattagcgCTACTAATCAGCAGAAAGTGCAAAGTAATCTTCCAGTGAAACAGCAGTTGCCTTTAAAACTTGCTAGCGGAAGCAACAATAATACTAG GAGTGGAGGCACGAGTAATAATAGTCCAGACCGACACTCGCGGACTGGAAGTAGTCCAGCAATTGTGACTGGTTCTGCATACTCTTCACCGGAATTGGGCAACAGTCATGCTAGTACAAGTCAAATTCATTCCTCGAACCGTTCATTGCGAATTACACGATCTCCCCCGGAGTATTCCCATCAGCAACATCAACGAACTGAACAGCAACAACCTTTGGAAGAGGAGGTAATTTTTTTCTGA